The Brassica rapa cultivar Chiifu-401-42 chromosome A10, CAAS_Brap_v3.01, whole genome shotgun sequence genome segment CAAACTCGCCTGACGTGTAATGATCTTAAGACTCTCCACCACACCTCTAACAACCTATCAACAACACAcctccataaataaaataaaaaacacttCTTAAAAGAAACTTAACCATAATTACTCAAAACTTAAATAAACCTGATGTTCAAGCCCACTGTATTCTCCCTCAGTGTTCTCCCTAATGGTGATGAGATTCACATCATCGTAACGAGTCTTGTACCCAGGAAGACTGTAGCAAGGCCTAACATTGGCGTATAGATTCAGCTCTTTCCTAAGAGTCAAATTCAAAGAACGGTGACCTTTCCCGATCGGAGTCGCCATTGGCCCTTTCAAACCGACTTTGTTTCTGCGCACGGATTCGAGACTCTCCCAGGTTAAAAAACTCTGCGTTCTCGGATCTATCTCAGTCCCAACGAAGTGTTCTTCCCAATCAATCGGCACACCGGCCGTCGTAAAGACCTGGATCAAATATCAATTCCCATCAATCAACGATCAataggtgatgatgatgatgatgatgattacctTTTTGACGGATTCAGCGATCTCGGGGCCGATCCCATCGCCGGGGAACAAGGTTGCGGTGATTGGAGTGGTGGACGAGCAGAAAGCCCTAGTGGTTGCGGTTGAGGTGGAGTTCACAGTCCCGAGGATCTGGCTCGATCGGCTTCCGATTAGACGTTTCGCGAAGGTTGCTGCCATGGTCATCTCTTCAAAGCACCAAAAGGACGCAGAGAAATGATTCGAGAGGGAGACTTTCTGCGTTGGGACTAAAATTTTTGGAAGACTTTCTTTAGAGCGAATATTATAAAAACGGCATGAAGTAAGTACGCTAAAGTACAAAACGGAACGAAGTGTTTTCTCAAAATATCTAGGCCCAGTAAAGAGCTTATTTGTTTCCGCATTGGCCCAATAACGAGTGAAATACACTTCATTGAACAAAGTACAAGTTTACGTCATATTATTACATCATCGTTTACAGACAACGTTTGCTAAACCTCCGGTGTAGCTTTTTGCGGCGGTGCAGGTGCCGGCATACCAGCCAACGGCGGACCGTAGTGAAGCTGCGACATACCTTCTCGCCGGCCGATTTTTCTTCCGATGAGGTAAAAAGCGATGGCGACGATCAAAAGGAGAAGGATCGCCGAAAACGATATGTAGATCACAAACGCCATTAGAGTTATTGCTCTGCTGGTTGGTTCCTTTTCCTTGAGCTTGAATGATTTAAGTAACCAGAAGACTGATAATAACTGACTCATGCAGCCACGTGTCGAATGTATCAGCCACGCACTGAGACCTGGTTAAGGAGATTTTAACCATTCAAACCGACGAACTAGTTTATGAATCCGGAACAAATTACACAAACCGGATTCGGTTTGTAGCTATGGTCCTATATGATATGTATGGATAACATAACACTCGATAACATAACATTACAACCAACttaacaagaaagaaaaattctGAAGCaacaaaaattcattttttttcttaatacacAATAACGAAGCAGAGGTTTCGACTCTTCGGCTTCTTCTCGACGTCTCTTTGATCATCATGAGTTTCAAATGGTCCTTCTTCAACCCATTGGTCCGTACGCGGAAGCTGCAGCATTCAGGCTCTTTCTCGAACCGGGTCCATCCTGACTCATACCTCCCGGTTTATTCGATAACCGACGCTTATACCGCTTCAATACAGAAGCCAAATTCTCTTTCCCCTTTGGGAAAGCCACGTCTCCAGCAGCCGTACCGGTCCGGCCTTTCCTACAAGAGATTGATATCTCAACGTCTTTGATTAGATCAAGAAGTGTGACTGCTGTTGTGCATTTGCCTTTGGCTGGTCTTGCAGCTGGAGGTAACATTCCGTTTGAAGCTGAAGGCGGACTCGCTCTTTGGTGGCTCGCCGGAATCTGAAGGCAGAAGCATGGTGTCATCGGTGTCCGCAGCTTTGCGAACGCCGGTTCTATAACTCCCTGTTGAATCAAATTTTAGTCAAGCTTGCGGTTtcagtgaagaagaaagaatgaAGGTTTTGTTTTTACCTGAAGGCGGTTGAGAACGTAAGTGTACTTTCCCCAGAGCTCAGGACGACTCTCCATGAGAGACAAGTCAAGGACACGGTGAATGCACCAGACTCCAAAGCTCACTATCAAATCAGCTCTCCAAACGCAACCATCTCCACAGTTAGGAACCGATGAAACCTGTGGCTCTCCCATGTGACCCGCTTCTCGTGTTTCAGCTTCATAGATAAACTTTTCTCTTGCAGCTACCTTGTCAATCAGTTCTTCATCGACTCCATCGCTTTGCCCAAACAACCATTCCGATCCTTCCAGTTTAATAAGCTTCAGTATACAGTTCCTGAACGACTGAAGAAGCTTAGCCTCTGCATCGACGGTAGAagcgttgttgttgttgtctatATTTATCGGAGCTGATCTATTCCTGACTTCCTCACCAACAGCGCCATTCCTCTCCGCTACACCAAACTGCTCAAAGGGCTGTCTGGACCAAAGCGATCCAGTCCCTGTTGTTGCACTCTGTGGCAACGTATATGCATCTCTGTAGCCTCCTCTCGACTGAGACATGGTTTCATAACCTGAGGCTACTCCAACCCTTGACCCCAAATTAGAATATAATGATGATGATTCATTGCTTAACCGACCATACGAAGAAGCGCTATACcctgctcctcctcctccagttGATGCATCCCAGTACCCACTCTTGTTGTTTGGCGAATGCATGTTCCTTGCTGACATAGACAATCCAGATATATCTGGCATGCTACTATACTTCTTCTCATTAGCAACTACTGCGTTTACAGAATCGGTGTTTCCAGAAGATGGAACACCGTAGTAAGATCTTTCAGATTGTCGCGATACGTTTCTAGACCCAGCAAAGTTCTCAAACCCAGGAGCTGGTCCAGGGGTTAGACCATTCTGGGACTTCTGTTTCAAGGCTAAAGCCAGTTGCTGTGTGTAGCTCAAAGAACCCAGGGCCATAGATCGAGATGTTGGGATCTCTCCACGGGACTGTAAAGCTTCAAGCCTTTCTTTTGCCAAATTGTCAACGTAGGACTTAATCTGGTATCCATGAATTGTAGCTGGTTGTTGGTGTTCCCGAGACTCTGAGGACGATGGAGCACGCAGGCTAGAGTATCTTCTCTCACTCAATTCATAAGCATTATTACTATTGGGAGTGTTACCGTATGCAGTCAACATCTGCATACGGTTGACCAGCGGTGATGATGACGGTGATGAACCACCTCTTTGTAGTCCATATAAAGAATCGATACTTCCAGGTGTCCTCTGCTGCTTCAGTGAATCATACAAACTCGAATTCATCTGTGATTCCAATCCCTTTGTTGTTGGTGACATGCAATATCCACTGCTAGTGTTGTCCCTTACAAAAGAATCCACTTTCACAGGAGAGGGTGACTTTTGATCAGCGCCAAACAACTGGTCTAGTTTCTTTGCCCTGGCTTCAGCAACTAATTGCCCATGAAAATCATATAAATGTCCCCAAAACTCATCAAGAATCGCAGACAAGTGTCGTCGAGCAGCACGACCCAAACCTTGCAACCGGGAAAGGCTTCCGGTACCACTTCCCCCTTCCTCGCTTCTTAGGCTGCGGAATGAAGGTGGACCGTCAGATACAACAGCAGGAAAGTTGCTTG includes the following:
- the LOC103847393 gene encoding isocitrate dehydrogenase [NAD] catalytic subunit 5, mitochondrial; the encoded protein is MTMAATFAKRLIGSRSSQILGTVNSTSTATTRAFCSSTTPITATLFPGDGIGPEIAESVKKVFTTAGVPIDWEEHFVGTEIDPRTQSFLTWESLESVRRNKVGLKGPMATPIGKGHRSLNLTLRKELNLYANVRPCYSLPGYKTRYDDVNLITIRENTEGEYSGLEHQVVRGVVESLKIITRQASLRVAEYAFHYAKTHGRERVSAIHKANIMQKTDGLFLKCCREVAEKYPEITYEEVVIDNCCMMLVKNPALFDVLVMPNLYGDIISDLCAGLVGGLGLTPSCNIGEDGVALAEAVHGSAPDIAGKNLANPTALLLSGVMMLRHLKLNEQAEQIHRAIINTIAEGKYRTADLGGSSTTTDFTKAICDHL
- the LOC103847394 gene encoding ethylene-insensitive protein 2, which encodes MEGEAVSVRPPQQGFVQRVVPALLPVLLVSVGYIDPGKWVANIEGGARFGYDLVAVTLLFNLAAILCQYVAARISVATGRNLAQICNEEYDKWTCMFLGVQAEFSAILLDLTMVLGVAHALNLLLGVELSTGVFLAAMDAFFFPVFASFLENGMANTVSICSAGLFLFLYVSGVLLSQSEIPFSMNGVLTRLNGESTFALMGLLGASVAPHNFYIHSYFAGGSTSSSDADKSSLCQDHLFAIFCVFSGLSVVNYVLMNAAANVFHSTGLVVLTFQDAMSLMEQVFGSPLIPLVFLMLLFFSSQITALAWAFGGEVVLHDFLKIEIPSWLHRATIRILAVAPALYCVWTCGADGIYQLLIFTQVLVAMMLPSAAIPLFRIASSRQIMGVHKISQVGEFLALATLLGFLGLNVVFVVEMVFGNSDWAGGLRWNTLTGTSVQYTTLLVSSCASLCLMLWLAATPLKSASNLVEAQIWNMDVQNALSYPSVQEEETGKLETRQDEEESAVQQLESRVKDQLDTTSVTSSVYDLPDNILMTDQKIRSSPLEESKLDVKVSASQLTSFGEISDVKEQTVLQSTVINEVTDDKDLVVETKMAKIEPTSPVEKTVSMENNIKFIAKDVEGVSWETEEATKAASPASNFPAVVSDGPPSFRSLRSEEGGSGTGSLSRLQGLGRAARRHLSAILDEFWGHLYDFHGQLVAEARAKKLDQLFGADQKSPSPVKVDSFVRDNTSSGYCMSPTTKGLESQMNSSLYDSLKQQRTPGSIDSLYGLQRGGSSPSSSPLVNRMQMLTAYGNTPNSNNAYELSERRYSSLRAPSSSESREHQQPATIHGYQIKSYVDNLAKERLEALQSRGEIPTSRSMALGSLSYTQQLALALKQKSQNGLTPGPAPGFENFAGSRNVSRQSERSYYGVPSSGNTDSVNAVVANEKKYSSMPDISGLSMSARNMHSPNNKSGYWDASTGGGGAGYSASSYGRLSNESSSLYSNLGSRVGVASGYETMSQSRGGYRDAYTLPQSATTGTGSLWSRQPFEQFGVAERNGAVGEEVRNRSAPINIDNNNNASTVDAEAKLLQSFRNCILKLIKLEGSEWLFGQSDGVDEELIDKVAAREKFIYEAETREAGHMGEPQVSSVPNCGDGCVWRADLIVSFGVWCIHRVLDLSLMESRPELWGKYTYVLNRLQGVIEPAFAKLRTPMTPCFCLQIPASHQRASPPSASNGMLPPAARPAKGKCTTAVTLLDLIKDVEISISCRKGRTGTAAGDVAFPKGKENLASVLKRYKRRLSNKPGGMSQDGPGSRKSLNAAASAYGPMG